The Brassica napus cultivar Da-Ae chromosome C7, Da-Ae, whole genome shotgun sequence genome has a segment encoding these proteins:
- the LOC111208282 gene encoding auxin-induced protein 15A-like, whose amino-acid sequence MGLMRSILPNANQIFKLQSMRNRKGSPSSTTTSGLVPKGHVAVYVGEGLEKKRFVVPISYLNHPLFREFLNHAEEEFGFHHPMGGLTIPCREEAFLQLITSHQLH is encoded by the coding sequence atgggttTAATGCGGTCGATACTTCCAAATGCAAATCAAATCTTCAAATTACAGTCTATGAGGAACAGAAAAGGATcaccatcatcaacaacaacttCAGGGCTTGTTCCTAAAGGTCATGTAGCGGTTTACGTTGGGGAAGGATTGGAGAAGAAGAGGTTTGTGGTTCCAATATCATACTTGAACCATCCTTTGTTCAGAGAGTTTCTTAATCATGCAGAGGAAGAGTTCGGATTTCATCACCCAATGGGCGGTTTAACGATTCCTTGTCGAGAAGAAGCGTTTCTTCAACTCATTACTTCTCATCAGCTGCATTGA
- the LOC106414057 gene encoding histone-binding protein MSI1-like isoform X1, whose product MILGTHTSENEPNYLMIAQVQLPLDDTESEARQYDDERSEFGGFGCATGKVQIIQQINHEGEVNRAQYMPQNPFVIATKTVNAEVYVFDYSKHPSKPPLDGACNPDLRLRGHNSEGYGFSWSKFKAGILTLLLKTRSLMLSRSLR is encoded by the exons ATGATCCTCGGCACCCACACTTCAGAGAATGAACCCAATTACCTCATGATAGCTCAGGTCCAGCTTCCCCTTGACGACACCGAGAGCGAAGCTCGTCAGTACGACGACGAACGGTCCGAGTTCGGTGGGTTTGGCTGCGCCACCGGAAAG GTGCAAATTATTCAGCAGATAAACCACGAAGGGGAGGTGAACCGAGCTCAGTACATGCCTCAGAACCCTTTTGTGATTGCTACCAAGACGGTTAACGCGGAGGTGTATGTGTTTGATTACAGCAAGCATCCGTCTAAGCCGCCGCTTGATGGAGCTTGTAACCCTGATTTGAGGCTGAGAGGTCACAACTCTGAGGGGTATGGCTTCTCTTGGAGTAAGTTCAAGGCGGGGATATTAACGCTACTCCTAAAAACAAGGTCATTGATGCTCAGCAGATCTTTAAGGTAA
- the LOC106414057 gene encoding auxin-induced protein 15A-like isoform X2, producing the protein MGIQLIGLSNAKQKLQRSLSAKITSFLAISGANNVPKGHVAVYVGETYRRKKRFVIPISCLNHPLFPDLLSLAEEEFGFDHPMGCLTIPCTEDYFTALASILNGS; encoded by the coding sequence ATGGGTATTCAATTGATTGGACTATCTAACGCCAAGCAAAAGCTTCAAAGAAGCTTATCAGCAAAAATCACGAGCTTTTTGGCCATATCAGGTGCTAATAATGTCCCAAAGGGTCATGTCGCCGTCTACGTGGGTGAGACTTATCGAAGAAAGAAGAGATTTGTGATACCTATATCATGTTTAAACCATCCATTGTTCCCAGATTTGTTGAGCCTTGCGGAAGAAGAGTTTGGGTTCGATCATCCCATGGGATGTCTAACCATCCCTTGTACTGAAGATTACTTCACTGCTCTAGCTTCTATTTTAAATGGTTCGTGA